One Phycisphaera mikurensis NBRC 102666 DNA window includes the following coding sequences:
- the hisG gene encoding ATP phosphoribosyltransferase: MTDDPTTLKIGLPKGSLQDPTVDLFRRAGYVIEVSSRNYYPRIDDPALSCVMFRSQEMSRYVEDGVIDLGICGHDWVVENGSDVHEVCELKYSRATTRPAQWVLAVPEESEVSTPEQLAGGIVATELTGTVRRYFEEKGIELRKIEFSWGATEVKARLIDAIVDITETGSSLVANKLRVIDTILTSTTRLIANQQTWADPAKRARIEDLALLLQGAIAARGRVGLKLNVPREKLEAVLGLLPAAKSPTVNELADPAWVAIEIIVERRTERELVPRLHRAGATDVFSYPLQSVI; the protein is encoded by the coding sequence ATGACCGACGACCCGACGACGCTGAAGATCGGCCTGCCCAAGGGCAGCCTGCAGGACCCCACCGTCGATCTGTTCCGGCGGGCGGGCTACGTGATCGAGGTCAGCAGCCGCAACTACTACCCGCGGATCGACGACCCGGCGCTGTCCTGCGTGATGTTCCGCAGTCAGGAGATGAGCCGCTACGTCGAGGACGGCGTCATCGACCTGGGCATCTGCGGGCACGACTGGGTGGTCGAGAACGGCAGCGACGTGCACGAGGTCTGCGAGCTGAAGTACAGCCGGGCGACGACGCGGCCGGCGCAGTGGGTGCTGGCCGTGCCCGAGGAGTCCGAGGTCTCCACGCCCGAGCAGCTCGCCGGCGGCATCGTCGCCACCGAGCTCACCGGCACCGTTCGCCGGTACTTCGAGGAAAAGGGCATCGAGCTGCGGAAGATCGAGTTCAGCTGGGGCGCCACCGAGGTGAAGGCCCGGCTGATCGACGCCATCGTCGACATCACCGAAACCGGCTCGTCGCTCGTGGCCAACAAGCTGCGGGTCATCGACACGATCCTCACCAGCACCACCCGGCTGATCGCGAACCAGCAGACCTGGGCCGATCCGGCGAAGCGTGCCCGCATCGAGGACCTCGCGCTGCTGCTGCAGGGGGCCATCGCCGCCCGCGGCCGCGTCGGCCTCAAGCTCAACGTGCCACGCGAGAAGCTCGAAGCCGTGCTGGGGCTGCTGCCCGCCGCGAAGTCGCCGACGGTGAACGAGCTGGCCGACCCCGCCTGGGTCGCCATCGAGATCATCGTCGAGCGCAGGACCGAGCGCGAACTCGTCCCGCGCCTCCACCGCGCCGGCGCCACCGACGTCTTCAGCTACCCGCTGCAGAGCGTCATCTGA
- the aroA gene encoding 3-phosphoshikimate 1-carboxyvinyltransferase encodes MDALLIEPLEPFTASVLVPGSKSLSNRALVLAALAQGRSELSGVLFSDDSRAMMDGLVALGYGLEIDEEAATVAVEGRGRPPAAEAELFCGNAGTAMRFLAALCCLGAGSYRLDGIQRMRERPIGELVDQLRVLGADIAYEGEEGFPPLRIEGAPLDLESVRLKIGTTLSSQYVSALLQIGPYLPEGLEVEMVGEEITSLPYLKMTLKLMRQFRVKSEAHRGYRALIVPKKRYRAQKMAIEPDASNASYFLAAAAVVPGSRCTVEGLGSNSVQGDMRFCELLGRMGCEVDQHLDRTTVWRPDDGRKLRGLSVDLNAMPDMAQTLAVVALFAEGPTTIANVGNLRVKETDRMEALRVELTKLGASVGVVGDDLTIRPPESGRITPAAIDTYDDHRMAMAFAVAGLAQPGVTINDPGCVNKTFPRFFEVLETLRG; translated from the coding sequence ATGGACGCCCTTTTGATCGAGCCGCTCGAACCCTTCACCGCCTCCGTGCTCGTGCCCGGGAGCAAGTCGCTGTCCAACCGGGCGCTCGTGCTCGCCGCTCTTGCGCAGGGCCGGTCCGAGCTCTCGGGGGTGCTCTTCAGCGACGATTCGCGGGCGATGATGGACGGTCTGGTTGCGCTGGGCTACGGCCTGGAGATCGACGAGGAGGCCGCGACCGTCGCCGTCGAGGGGCGCGGCCGGCCGCCGGCGGCGGAGGCCGAGCTGTTCTGCGGCAACGCCGGCACGGCGATGCGCTTCCTCGCGGCGCTGTGCTGCCTGGGCGCCGGCAGCTACCGGCTCGACGGGATCCAGCGCATGCGGGAGCGGCCCATCGGCGAGCTCGTCGACCAGCTGCGCGTGCTCGGGGCGGACATCGCTTACGAGGGCGAGGAGGGCTTCCCGCCGCTCCGCATCGAGGGCGCACCGCTCGACCTGGAGAGCGTCCGCCTGAAGATCGGCACCACGCTGTCGAGCCAGTACGTGTCGGCCCTCCTGCAGATCGGGCCGTACCTGCCCGAAGGGCTCGAGGTCGAGATGGTCGGCGAGGAGATCACCTCGCTGCCGTACCTCAAGATGACGCTCAAGCTCATGCGGCAGTTCCGCGTGAAGAGCGAGGCTCACCGCGGCTACCGCGCCCTCATCGTGCCCAAGAAGCGCTACAGAGCCCAGAAGATGGCGATCGAGCCCGACGCCAGCAACGCCAGCTACTTCCTCGCCGCCGCCGCCGTCGTGCCCGGGTCCCGCTGCACCGTCGAGGGCCTCGGCAGCAACAGCGTGCAGGGCGACATGCGCTTCTGCGAACTGCTCGGCCGCATGGGTTGCGAGGTCGACCAGCACCTCGATCGGACCACGGTCTGGAGGCCCGACGACGGGCGGAAGCTCCGCGGCCTCTCGGTCGACCTCAACGCGATGCCCGACATGGCCCAGACCCTCGCCGTGGTCGCGCTCTTCGCCGAGGGCCCCACGACGATCGCCAACGTCGGCAACCTCCGCGTGAAGGAGACCGATCGCATGGAAGCCCTGCGCGTGGAGCTGACCAAGCTCGGCGCGTCCGTCGGCGTCGTCGGCGACGACCTCACGATCCGCCCCCCCGAGAGCGGGAGGATCACGCCCGCCGCGATCGACACCTACGACGACCACCGCATGGCGATGGCCTTCGCCGTCGCCGGCCTCGCTCAGCCCGGCGTCACGATCAACGACCCCGGCTGCGTGAACAAGACCTTCCCGAGGTTCTTCGAGGTGCTGGAGACGCTCCGCGGCTGA
- the gspG gene encoding type II secretion system major pseudopilin GspG, which translates to MRRTTRNGAFTLIEIMVVVIVIGVLSALILPSFLGRAEKARVATAKQQISVLETAITLFQSDYARFPDTLDELVEKPSDIDEAQWTPPTIKEKNLEDPWGNRFVYRQPGDNGPFDLLSMGADGVVGGEGDGADVVNW; encoded by the coding sequence ATGAGACGCACGACGAGAAACGGGGCCTTCACGCTCATCGAGATCATGGTGGTGGTGATCGTGATCGGCGTGCTGTCGGCGCTGATCCTGCCGTCCTTCCTGGGCCGGGCGGAGAAGGCCCGGGTGGCGACCGCGAAGCAGCAGATCAGCGTGCTGGAGACGGCGATCACGCTGTTCCAGAGCGACTACGCCCGCTTCCCCGACACGCTGGACGAGCTTGTGGAGAAGCCCTCGGACATCGACGAAGCGCAGTGGACGCCGCCGACGATCAAGGAGAAGAACCTCGAGGACCCCTGGGGCAACCGCTTCGTCTACCGGCAGCCCGGGGACAACGGCCCGTTCGATCTGCTCTCGATGGGCGCGGACGGGGTCGTCGGGGGCGAGGGCGACGGCGCGGACGTGGTGAACTGGTGA
- a CDS encoding type II secretion system protein GspJ, protein MSGVGRRAGRAGFTLVELLVVAVVGAVVVGAAAAFFAQAAAARERVDAAVEVGAEADAALAAVVDAVRGAVRPVAGAGPPASLEDDPGGVRFELEPGGEGAGDAAASRLTLNAWSAEPVRPGRAESDWQETELYLEADGEDPLAPPSLKRRRDPTLRAVEAGEPGGVVETVAAGVVGFSVRVFDGEDWQEAWPPVEDPRPRLPEAVRVSLTVVGSDGRSVSRERLIGGLR, encoded by the coding sequence TTGAGCGGCGTCGGCCGCCGAGCGGGACGCGCCGGCTTCACGCTCGTCGAGCTGCTGGTCGTCGCCGTCGTGGGCGCGGTGGTGGTGGGGGCGGCGGCCGCCTTCTTCGCCCAGGCGGCGGCGGCCCGCGAGCGGGTGGACGCGGCGGTGGAGGTGGGGGCCGAGGCGGACGCGGCGCTGGCGGCGGTGGTGGACGCGGTCCGCGGGGCGGTGCGGCCGGTGGCCGGGGCGGGGCCGCCGGCGTCGCTGGAGGACGACCCCGGCGGGGTGCGCTTCGAGCTGGAGCCCGGGGGCGAGGGCGCCGGCGACGCCGCGGCGAGCCGGCTCACGCTCAACGCGTGGTCGGCGGAGCCGGTGCGTCCGGGGCGGGCGGAGTCGGACTGGCAGGAGACCGAGCTGTACCTGGAAGCGGATGGCGAGGATCCCCTGGCCCCGCCCTCGCTGAAGCGTCGCCGCGACCCGACGCTGCGGGCCGTCGAGGCCGGCGAGCCGGGAGGCGTCGTGGAGACGGTCGCCGCGGGCGTGGTCGGCTTCTCCGTCCGCGTCTTCGACGGCGAGGACTGGCAGGAGGCCTGGCCGCCGGTCGAGGACCCGCGGCCGCGGCTGCCCGAGGCGGTGCGGGTGAGCCTGACGGTCGTCGGGAGCGACGGGCGGTCGGTCTCGCGGGAGCGGCTGATCGGGGGCCTGCGGTGA
- a CDS encoding GspH/FimT family pseudopilin, which yields MRSQATEHAVALRCTPRRADRRHAPAFTLIEVMVVVIVVVVLAGLAAPMLGQRRAAAELAAAARRVAQAAQLGRQEAARTRAEVRLVVGREAENAWTLETDGDEGPDGPPVPVRRGGLGGGTLPAGLAFAGVEAAPGAGADEDPAGDTVRFLAGGGATAAAVRLTGPAGTRAVRIHPSGRVEVAAEAAGPPGGRVDLDLD from the coding sequence GTGAGAAGCCAAGCGACGGAGCACGCCGTGGCGTTGCGCTGCACACCGCGGCGTGCCGACCGCCGCCACGCCCCCGCCTTCACCCTCATCGAGGTGATGGTGGTGGTGATCGTGGTGGTTGTGCTCGCGGGCCTGGCGGCACCGATGCTCGGGCAGCGGCGGGCGGCGGCGGAGCTGGCGGCGGCGGCGCGGCGGGTGGCCCAAGCGGCGCAGCTGGGGCGGCAGGAGGCGGCGCGGACGCGCGCGGAGGTGCGGCTGGTGGTGGGGCGGGAGGCGGAGAATGCCTGGACGCTCGAGACCGACGGCGACGAGGGGCCGGACGGGCCGCCGGTGCCGGTGCGGCGCGGCGGCCTGGGCGGGGGCACGCTGCCGGCGGGCCTGGCCTTCGCGGGCGTGGAGGCGGCGCCGGGTGCGGGAGCGGACGAGGATCCCGCCGGCGACACGGTGCGTTTCCTCGCGGGCGGCGGGGCGACGGCGGCGGCGGTGCGGCTGACCGGGCCGGCGGGCACGCGGGCGGTGCGGATCCACCCCAGCGGCCGGGTCGAGGTGGCGGCGGAGGCGGCGGGCCCGCCGGGGGGGAGGGTGGATCTTGACCTCGACTAG
- the infB gene encoding translation initiation factor IF-2, whose product MAKTYRIHQLAKELGVNSKAIVAKCDDEGVPDITNHMSVVKLGLAETIRQWFADSGGEDHAAVEAADKVDVEAAKKKVRKRASRAKPKAAAKASAKPAEAVGEASAADAAAEGDPAAVQAVTSPAGEPAAPREAAAAGEPEAVVEPAKPADAASQEKAPAEDAPAAPAKPKFKPRPADATTVVGPRNPLPEETEPAPEKVSQIGRKNVPDRPDVVSPAGEQIGELKKTKMSGPKLVRIEKPEPDAGPRPRRAGPPTRGPAPGEVAGISRSRGPQRGGGVRGGGGDDLAPMGGGGGRGPGGPRRGGPSGPAGGGGRRTLSSRRGGSGGAPGGPSNYSKADLDELDARLKGASGYMKQRRRDLRKGGGPAYLTRSAVQTGEAVEIEEPITIKSLSAATGIKAAQVIKFLFRQGTMATVNSTIDNELAEEVCLEYDIELKIAAQETPEQQVEKMFSERERTDVRPRPPVVTVLGHVDHGKTSLLDRIRKEDVAAHEDGGITQHVGAYRVTVKGQNDEDKTVVFLDTPGHAAFSSMRARGAMMTDIVVLVIAADDGVMPQTIESINHAKAADVPVVVALNKSDLPGATEENLQKIYGQLAEHGLNPSAWGGETEVFKTSAATGDGVPELLEALDLQAEVMELDADYGGSARGTVIEAEMQPGRGSVARLLVQDGVIKVGDFVVIGRSFGRVRDMTDDRGRRIKEAGPATPLELSGIDSVPDAGDKVFVTDTLKRAEDVAEQYRHTEREQVLASQTKVTLDNFADAIAAGKIQELRVVLKTDVQGSAQTLRAQLQEMGNDEVAIRVLHAGVGAVSESDVVLADASDAIIIGFHVTTPAAVRDIAEQRGVDIRNYRVIYDVTDDLKKSLEGMLSPVTQEEHVGTAEVKVPFRIGGLGSVAGSLVTEGAIKTGKDIRMRLTRDGQIVTDNRRLESLRRVKDEVKEVRAGTECGIRIMNFDDIKAGDELECYRVKEVARTLD is encoded by the coding sequence ATGGCCAAGACCTACCGCATCCATCAGCTCGCCAAGGAGCTCGGCGTCAACAGCAAGGCCATCGTGGCCAAGTGCGACGACGAGGGCGTGCCCGACATCACCAACCACATGTCGGTGGTGAAGCTCGGCCTCGCCGAAACCATCCGCCAGTGGTTCGCCGACTCCGGAGGGGAAGACCACGCCGCCGTGGAGGCGGCAGACAAGGTCGACGTCGAGGCGGCGAAGAAGAAGGTCCGCAAGCGGGCTTCGCGCGCGAAGCCCAAGGCCGCGGCGAAGGCCTCGGCGAAGCCCGCCGAGGCGGTGGGCGAGGCCTCGGCGGCGGACGCCGCGGCGGAGGGCGATCCCGCCGCCGTGCAGGCGGTGACCTCGCCCGCGGGCGAGCCCGCGGCTCCCCGCGAGGCGGCGGCGGCCGGCGAGCCGGAGGCGGTCGTCGAGCCGGCGAAGCCCGCGGACGCCGCGTCGCAGGAGAAGGCTCCCGCCGAGGATGCCCCCGCGGCGCCGGCGAAGCCCAAGTTCAAGCCGCGCCCCGCCGACGCCACCACCGTCGTCGGGCCGCGGAATCCGCTGCCCGAGGAGACCGAGCCCGCTCCCGAGAAGGTCTCGCAGATCGGCCGCAAGAACGTGCCCGATCGGCCCGACGTGGTCTCCCCCGCCGGCGAGCAGATCGGCGAGCTCAAGAAAACGAAGATGTCGGGCCCGAAGCTGGTGCGCATCGAGAAGCCCGAGCCCGACGCGGGGCCCCGGCCCCGCCGGGCCGGTCCGCCCACCCGCGGGCCCGCCCCCGGCGAGGTCGCCGGCATCTCGCGCTCGCGCGGCCCGCAGCGGGGCGGCGGGGTCCGCGGCGGCGGCGGCGACGACCTCGCGCCCATGGGCGGCGGCGGCGGCCGCGGCCCCGGCGGCCCGCGCCGCGGCGGCCCCAGCGGCCCCGCCGGTGGCGGCGGACGTCGGACGCTCTCGTCCCGGCGCGGGGGCTCCGGCGGCGCCCCCGGCGGGCCGAGCAACTACTCCAAGGCCGACCTCGACGAGCTCGACGCCCGCCTCAAGGGCGCCTCCGGCTACATGAAGCAGCGGCGGCGCGACCTCCGCAAGGGCGGCGGCCCGGCGTACCTCACCCGCTCGGCGGTGCAGACCGGCGAAGCGGTCGAGATCGAGGAGCCCATCACGATCAAGAGCCTGTCGGCGGCGACGGGCATCAAGGCCGCCCAGGTCATCAAGTTCCTCTTCCGGCAGGGCACGATGGCGACGGTCAACTCGACGATCGACAACGAGCTGGCCGAGGAGGTCTGCCTCGAGTACGACATCGAGCTGAAGATCGCCGCACAGGAGACGCCCGAGCAGCAGGTCGAGAAGATGTTCTCCGAGCGCGAGCGGACCGACGTCCGTCCGCGTCCCCCGGTCGTCACCGTGCTCGGCCACGTCGACCACGGGAAGACCTCGCTGCTGGACCGGATCCGCAAGGAGGACGTCGCCGCGCACGAGGACGGCGGCATCACCCAGCACGTCGGCGCCTACCGCGTCACCGTCAAGGGCCAGAACGACGAGGACAAGACGGTCGTCTTCCTCGACACCCCGGGCCACGCGGCGTTCTCGAGCATGCGTGCCCGCGGCGCCATGATGACCGACATCGTCGTGCTGGTGATCGCGGCCGACGACGGCGTGATGCCCCAGACCATCGAGTCGATCAACCACGCCAAGGCGGCCGACGTGCCCGTGGTCGTCGCGCTCAACAAGAGCGACCTGCCGGGCGCGACCGAGGAGAACCTGCAGAAGATTTACGGCCAGCTGGCCGAGCACGGGCTCAACCCCAGCGCCTGGGGCGGCGAGACCGAGGTCTTCAAGACCTCCGCCGCCACCGGCGACGGCGTGCCCGAGCTGCTCGAGGCGCTGGACCTCCAGGCCGAGGTCATGGAGCTCGACGCCGACTACGGCGGCAGCGCCCGCGGCACGGTGATCGAGGCGGAGATGCAGCCCGGCCGCGGCTCAGTCGCCCGGCTGCTCGTGCAGGACGGCGTCATCAAGGTCGGCGACTTCGTGGTCATCGGCCGCAGCTTCGGCCGCGTCCGCGACATGACCGACGACCGCGGCCGGCGGATCAAGGAAGCCGGCCCCGCCACCCCGTTGGAGCTCTCGGGCATCGACTCGGTGCCCGACGCCGGCGACAAGGTGTTCGTCACCGACACGCTCAAGCGGGCCGAGGACGTGGCCGAGCAGTACCGCCACACCGAGCGCGAGCAGGTGCTGGCCTCGCAGACCAAGGTCACGCTGGACAACTTCGCCGACGCCATCGCGGCGGGGAAGATCCAGGAGCTCCGCGTGGTGCTCAAGACCGACGTGCAGGGCTCGGCCCAGACCCTCCGGGCCCAGCTCCAGGAGATGGGCAACGACGAGGTCGCGATCCGGGTGCTCCACGCCGGCGTCGGCGCCGTCTCCGAGTCGGACGTCGTCCTCGCCGACGCCTCCGACGCGATCATCATCGGCTTCCACGTCACCACGCCCGCCGCCGTCCGCGACATCGCCGAGCAGCGGGGCGTCGACATCCGCAACTACCGCGTGATCTACGACGTCACCGACGACCTGAAGAAGTCGCTGGAGGGCATGCTCTCGCCGGTCACCCAGGAAGAGCACGTCGGCACCGCCGAGGTCAAGGTCCCCTTCCGCATCGGCGGCTTGGGCTCCGTGGCCGGCTCGCTGGTGACCGAGGGGGCGATCAAGACCGGCAAGGACATCCGCATGCGGCTCACCCGGGACGGCCAGATCGTCACCGACAACCGCCGCCTCGAGTCGCTCCGCCGCGTGAAGGACGAGGTCAAGGAAGTCCGGGCCGGCACCGAGTGCGGCATCCGGATCATGAACTTCGACGACATCAAGGCCGGCGACGAGCTGGAGTGCTACCGCGTGAAGGAGGTCGCCCGGACGCTGGACTAG
- a CDS encoding tautomerase family protein codes for MPYVNVRITEGATRGQKAAVIADVTRALVEHRGKKPEHCHVVIDEVAEANWGFAGQLTDDWKREPQAEDAGGS; via the coding sequence ATGCCGTACGTCAACGTCCGCATCACCGAAGGCGCGACCCGCGGCCAGAAGGCGGCGGTGATCGCGGACGTGACGCGGGCCCTGGTGGAGCATCGCGGGAAGAAGCCGGAGCATTGCCACGTCGTGATCGATGAGGTCGCCGAAGCCAACTGGGGCTTCGCAGGTCAACTCACCGACGATTGGAAGCGGGAGCCGCAAGCGGAAGATGCCGGCGGAAGCTGA
- a CDS encoding type II secretion system minor pseudopilin translates to MRRSPARGAALLIVLWLLLLLGLVVLGLNRGSQLLAGESGAAVGAVQARWAARAGLEQVLERLETDLSPEDGPADAWWDDPEAFEEVELAPGFAFTVSTPGLAEGSVRFGPADLSGRLPINAATLGQIDALPTVSEENAGAIVDWRDANDDPSPGGAERAAYDALELPTDIRNGPFRTVAELRLVEGVDGFAYAGDPAAGVAGLADLTTPYSYDPDTTPSGQEKIRLDRLEASTLRERYRFTRGLADAVAEEDDVRSVFDLVGLDGGGGGERGEIDEIGFQWAADRVEDFVAADDADEERGPGRVNVNTAPLAVLEAILGPDVAADVAAGRTSAGFASLGDLTRQSLVPEDDFEAAAAGLTVRSRVFGVTSSGTAPGGRTATLRAVVDRGAAGERPVVRWLHDR, encoded by the coding sequence GTGAGGCGGTCCCCCGCTCGCGGCGCGGCGTTGCTGATCGTGCTCTGGCTCCTGCTCCTGCTCGGCCTCGTCGTGCTCGGCCTCAACCGCGGTAGCCAGCTGCTGGCCGGCGAGTCGGGCGCGGCGGTGGGCGCGGTGCAGGCGCGCTGGGCGGCGCGGGCCGGCCTGGAGCAGGTGCTCGAGCGGCTGGAGACGGACCTCTCCCCCGAGGACGGCCCGGCCGATGCGTGGTGGGACGACCCGGAGGCTTTCGAAGAGGTCGAGCTCGCCCCCGGCTTCGCGTTCACCGTCTCCACGCCCGGCCTCGCCGAGGGCAGCGTCCGCTTCGGCCCGGCCGACCTGAGCGGGCGGCTGCCGATCAACGCGGCGACCCTCGGGCAGATCGACGCGTTGCCGACGGTGAGCGAGGAGAACGCCGGCGCCATCGTCGATTGGCGTGACGCCAACGACGACCCGAGCCCCGGCGGCGCCGAGCGTGCGGCGTACGACGCGCTGGAGCTGCCGACCGACATCCGCAACGGCCCCTTCCGCACCGTGGCCGAGCTGCGGCTGGTCGAGGGCGTCGACGGCTTCGCCTACGCCGGTGATCCGGCCGCGGGCGTCGCGGGCCTCGCCGACCTCACGACGCCCTACAGCTACGACCCCGACACCACGCCGTCGGGTCAGGAGAAGATCCGGCTGGACCGGCTCGAGGCGAGCACGCTCCGCGAGCGCTACCGCTTCACCCGGGGCCTGGCCGACGCGGTGGCGGAAGAGGACGACGTCCGGAGCGTCTTCGATCTCGTCGGGCTCGACGGCGGCGGCGGGGGGGAGCGGGGCGAGATCGACGAGATTGGCTTCCAGTGGGCGGCGGACCGTGTGGAGGACTTCGTCGCCGCGGACGACGCCGACGAGGAGCGGGGGCCCGGGCGCGTCAACGTCAACACGGCGCCGCTCGCGGTGCTCGAGGCGATCCTCGGGCCCGACGTCGCCGCCGACGTCGCAGCCGGTCGGACCTCCGCGGGCTTCGCCTCGCTGGGCGACCTCACCAGGCAGAGCCTCGTGCCCGAGGACGATTTCGAGGCGGCGGCGGCCGGGCTCACCGTCCGGTCCCGCGTCTTCGGGGTCACCTCCTCCGGCACGGCACCCGGCGGCCGCACGGCGACGCTGCGTGCGGTGGTCGATCGCGGGGCGGCGGGGGAGCGGCCGGTCGTGCGGTGGTTGCACGATCGGTGA
- the rbfA gene encoding 30S ribosome-binding factor RbfA: protein MNETHHPRSGDSHRDKKVASVLHKQLSTLLARGIADPRTAGCLISVTEVDVSPDLRHATTYVSVLPAQHENRVIHALRDATIHLQKQLNKKVAFRIVPKLLFKLDRGLKKEVQTLAAISEGMARSGPEPGPEVASDGASPPPPADGSAADPNAPD, encoded by the coding sequence ATGAACGAAACTCACCACCCGCGAAGCGGAGACTCTCACCGAGACAAGAAGGTCGCAAGTGTTCTGCACAAGCAGCTCTCCACCCTCCTCGCCCGCGGCATCGCCGATCCGCGGACCGCTGGGTGCCTCATCAGCGTCACCGAAGTCGACGTCAGCCCCGACCTGCGGCACGCGACGACCTACGTCTCGGTGCTGCCGGCGCAGCACGAGAACCGCGTCATCCACGCCCTCCGCGACGCCACGATCCACCTGCAGAAGCAGCTGAACAAGAAGGTCGCCTTCCGCATCGTGCCCAAGCTGCTCTTCAAGCTCGACCGCGGCCTCAAGAAAGAGGTCCAGACCCTCGCCGCGATCAGCGAGGGGATGGCCCGCAGCGGGCCCGAGCCCGGCCCGGAGGTCGCGTCCGATGGGGCCTCGCCCCCTCCGCCTGCGGACGGGTCCGCCGCCGACCCGAACGCCCCCGACTGA